The region CAGAAGTCAAGTTGATTCTCGAGGAGTACATTAAAGAAGTAGTCACTAGGTCAGACAACTTCCGGCAACTTACTACAGTCATTAATGAAAAGTTTAGTGAGGGATCTAAACATTTAGATGACATACGTAAGGGGTGGTCACGGGTCGAGAGAGAAATTAGGCAACTCAACGATCTTGAAGAGATTAATTCGATACCGGTTGCAATAGAAACTCGAGCACAGAGTGCGGCTGAAAACGCAAGTAGTATCCAATCGTTAGTCAATGAAATAAATGATTTAGAGAGTGATGTCTCAATTCTATATGACATGGCATCGGTTTCACTTGACCGATTTCATCCCACTGCTGATGTCTCCTCTAGTTCGTTTATTAATACTGCAGAGTTAATTACAGAATATGAGTCAGCGCATGAAATTCGCAAGTCATCTCTTGCGGCGGAGACCTCTTCAAAAATAACTCACATTAAACCTGAGTTCGATAAACATGTGACAAATGCTCGGGACATAATGGAACAGACCGAGAATAGTCTTCGGAGTAAAATTAATTCTGTGCGGAAATTAGCACAGAATTTTGACTTGCGGGATGACTCAGACAAGCTGAGTGATATATTATCAGATTTAAGTAAAACTAATAAAATCGATGATTATATTAATATCTCTAATCGTAGTGGGAGCTTATTCAAAAAAATACAAACGAAGATTAAAACTGAACGGCTCGCTGAGCTTGAGTTGGTAGTATTTGAATGGCTTACAGATCAATCAGACAATCCACACGAGATTGTAGACAATTTAGAGGCAATCAGGACAGTGCAGTCATACCCATGGAATCTTGATTCAAATCAGACCGGGATCAAGATGATTGAGGACTGTGTGAATGATATGATAGGAGACGTCCTAAAATCGCTTCTCGAACAACTTGAATCTCCAGATGAATTGGTCACCCTTATTGATGAGAAATTTGAATCCGTGGGTAAGTCACTCTCGCAACTGGAACAAATAGGAATAGTATGCAAAGTCGAAGCCTTGAGCGATACAGAGATAGTTGAGGACCCGCTCCGTCCAGCAAATCTAAGAATACGAAATGCACTGGATAATGCAGGTTCACTTCGAAATCTGATCAAGAGACTCGAGGATGTAGCCGAAAGTATCTGTATGTTAAATGACATTGCCTCTAGATCACTCGATAAGTTCATATCTCGCACCGATGAGGTACCGGATAATCTGGAAAGCGAAGTTCTTGATTTGCATGATCAATATCAGAAAGCTATCGATATCCGAGAGGAAGTGTTTAATCTCGATGCTCCTGAACTGCCGACAGCTCATAATGAATTTGAGAATCACATTGACAATGCGAAGAATATATTAGAAAAATTGCAAAAAAAAACCCGACAGAAAATTCGGTTATCTGAAGAATTAGCGAGGGAGTTTGAACTAAAAGGAGAATTGAAACAATTAGATAGGATCTCCAAAAAATTCGTGAATGTAAGCACAGTCAAGGATACTATTCGGACATACTCAAAAGTAATCGATGTTTACGACCAAATACAAGAGATAGTTCATGACACACTTTCATCAACACAGAAAGGTATCTTAGAATGGATTATACGAAGAGATGATGACGTAGTATTGAACTCTGACGTTCAGAGGGAGTTAGCCACAGAGTTCGGCTGTGAGGAAACGGAGATCGTGGACCACTTCCTCTCTCTCCAAGAGGACGGATTTTTAGACTTCATCGTTAAAAAACCATAGCATGGTTGAATACAACCACGATATGCTCGTCCGAAAACTGGATGAGAAATTGAGAGACAAATTTGAGACTGCAGAATTAATCGCCCGAAAGGGTGGATCTGAATTTAAATTAGGTAGATTACGAATTGAGCGACGACATTTCTCTGGTGAGTCTGGTGCTCCCGATTTCGTTCTTTTTGCGGATTCTCTCCAGCTTCTTAATAAACAATTTGCGGGTTCAGTGCCACTGGCTCTTCTGGAAATAGAAAAAACAATTGGAGATTCTATGCATGATCTTCGCAGTTATGCAGATTCAGATCGTGAGCAGTTACCGGTGCTGCTCATCACAGAATCGGAAATGGGTGATCGTATTAAGACGATCCCGGGAAAAAGCACATTTAGAATATTGACCAAAAATTATGATGAAATATGAATAAATTTTGAATTCAGCATTCATATTCATCTGAGAAGAGCGTACAAATATATGTGAGTCGATTTATAAACTGGAGCAATTGAGAGCGGAGGAAAGCGATATACAATTACGCAGACGAACTCACCCGTTGTTACTGCGTATCAGAGGAAACAATGCAGGTGAAATTCATTATCATCGACATTGACAGATAAAAAAGATCAATATCGATACCGAAGGAGAGCACATTGCCATTGATGATGATACAGGAGATGAGTCGATCAATCTTGACGCTGACAGCAAAGAGAGGCTCATTACAATCGATGCTGAATGCCGAAGCCCTGAGATATTACTCGAGGGAAAGATTGGAGCCGACCAGATTGTTGAGGTAACATTCCGTAAGGAGATACTCGGAAGTGGGTACTTTGCATCATACCCGGCACTGCCTTCTGAATAAATCATCACTTGGAGGGGTCCGTAAAGTCAGAAGGATAGAATACCCCACCCCCCGTGTGCGATATGAAATTAAAAAGAGAGTGAAGTGTAATCGATGTTCAACCGCTTCTACTCTGAATTGTGAATTACTGTCACCGAGATATCGGTAGTAGAACTCATACTCCTGTCCGTTGGTGAGAATACCCAATCTGACATTCTCGTTCTGTAGATATGCAGTTAGTTGTTCCCGATGCGTGGAAGTGAGTGTAGTGTCAAGTCCTCTCGCTTCAACAAAAGCAACGGGGTCGCCCGCCGAGTATCAGAGCATAATCGAGTTTGAATGTTTTACCGAACGCCTTCACCGAGCACTCTAGTTCGGTGTTAGTCGGGATCTCCAGTCAAAAAGTTCGATAAAATCGTTTAGTATGGACGCCTTCGTGGTTGCTTCCCCCATCTGCGGTGAGTCTTCAATATCAGACTGAGCCGAGTCCACGTGCTCTTTTATCGACGCGGAATCCATTATTACGAGATACATTTACTGCATGACTGTAAGAAGGTAAGGTACGGGACGGGGTTAGAGTATCATACGATACTTTCCACACCTACACAGGACTCACTCATTACAGAGAACCCACTAATCGCTCGGCACTAAGCAATCACAGACCACATTCCAGCGATAACTGCGATGAGAGTCAGCACTACCGTAGACCACACTATTCGGTCGTCAGGAATTGAATCAGACGAATTGGATGAGAGAACGGCTTCAGATACTACACTGAATACCATCGCAATTCCGCTAATTGACAGGAGTATTGGAACGAGGGACACTTCCCCCGAAATTACACTATTCAGACCCTGAACCCGAGAATACCGCCACAAACGGTAATCGAGCCGTTATAGAGGAGGGATTTGCCCATACTTACAGACTGGTCAGACCAGTATAAAGATCTTTTCTCCCCTCATAGTTAGTATTCAATCCGCATACAGGGTCTCACGGCTGATCCGACTGAGAGATTGTGAAATAAATACTGTGATAACCCTCCTATGACGCCCTGAAATGTGGGATGGCACATATTAGAGAGGGGTGTTCGTGGTCTCAAACTCTCTCAGTACTGCTGAATTACGGACTGCCTCTGAACAGAGAAACCGACGAGTCATACAGTAGCTCCTCCGAAGCTGCTAAAAGACAGTTAGAATGACTGTTGTTCTCTGGCGTTGTGAGTTGAACCTCGATCGTCGTAGTTTGCTCTCCCAACGCTCCCCTGTGGTGCAAGAGACATCAGGGTATGATATAGGTCATCACTCGACTCAAACGTGTCAGGTGGGTCATCAAGGAGATCAAGCATCTGATCAAGTGTCGTTTCAGAGCCGTCCTGAAATTCGATTGTCACATTTTCACACCTGTTTGCGATGTCGTCTATGCTGGCTGGGTACTCGCAATCGCACAACTCGGTCAGTGCTTCCTCAAGATCTGCCATATACTATAGTTATGTATCTGACACACGTATGAATGTACCGATGTGCAGAATAACCCAGAATTACATCAGCATCTTGGTTTCTAAGAGATTAAAATCATACATAAATATAGTATTATCCAATATAATATGTCGTTCGACAATTAGTAGAGCATAGTATGCTCTGCTATCTGAGTAGGCATCAGATGAATCATGTGTGTCTTTGCTCTCTGCGTGAGACGGGGTAAAAAAACCACGACCCGACTCCAAGCGTTGCCAACTCAGAGAGAAACGGTGGAATCTTTAGATATACTGCATCGTAACTGTCATACTGTTGAGGTAATACTCCGTAAGGAGATACTCGGGAGTGGATACTTTGCATCATACCCGGCACTACCTTCTGAGTAAGTCATCACTTGGAGAGGTCCGCAGAGTCAAAAGTATAGGATATCCCACCCCCCGTGTGCGATATGAAATTGATGTCAGAGGTAGCGCTTCTCCTATCAACTTCCCTCAAAAAAATTGTTTATTTGCGCATTGACCACAGATTTGATAAGATCTCCTTCGTGTTTAGCATCCTCAAGTCGAAAGTCAGTTTCGAGAGTCTCAACCACCACTTCTGAGTCGTCAATAAACGTGTATTCCTTATGTACACCACTACCGAAACCACGTCCCCGTTTTTGTGACGTGACAAGATTATACGTCTCAGCCTCGTTCATGTATCTCAGATAAGATTCACGTGATTTTTCCTCAACATCTAAAATATCGACGAGAAACTGATACACTCGATAAGCAACTGTACTGGGAATAGCGTCCAAATTGCGCTGTGAGTAGACAGAAGAAACAGCAGTAGCGTAGAGTGAAAGCTTCTTTTGGGTCGATAGTCCCTGCATTTGGGTCAGTGTTCGATCCCGTCGAGCTTCTTTCTGGGCATGACGAACATGATTCTCATGAACCATATCCTCTGTTTCACGGTCGGCGATTTCTCCTGCCTTCCGGAATAAATCGATTGCTTTTCGGGCGTCACCATGATCCTGAGCGGCGAGAGCAGCGCTTAACGGGATGATTCCACCGTTAAGCACATCATCTTGGTATGCATCTTTACGACGTTTAAGAATCGCTTGTAATTGATCTGCGTCGTAGTCGGAGAAGATGACGTCCTGTGGATTGAAAGAACTCTCCGCTCGTCCGTCAAGATTCTGCATGAATCGTGGATCATTCGTAATTGCAGCGACGGATACGTGTCCTCCAATCCGACCAAGGTGTGATGCTCGAGATAATTGATAAAGCAGCTTCGAGTATGCCGGTTCATCATCTGGATTACGTCGTCGACCCAGCAAGAGGTCAATCTCGTCAAGAATGATGATGATTGAATCAAGGTTGTTGCTCAAGATCTCATAAAATCGATTTAGCTTCTGGTCAGTCGAGACACCACTCTCAGGGACACCAATATCGACACCAGCCTTCTGGGCAGCATTCTCTACGAGTCGGTAGATAGCCCGGTCATGAGAGCTGACTGTTTGACAATTGATTTTAATAACGCCGAATCGATCTCCCTGTGAGTTGGCGAGTTCAAGAACCTGCTCGCAAACTGCATTGATAATGAGTGACTTCCCAGTCCCTGAGGGACCATAGAGAAGCATATTTGGCGGACGATTTCCCTGCAATGCCGGTCGTATATAAGAGATAATATTATCTAACTGATCATCACGACCAACAATTCGGTCCTCATCGATTACAGTATCTAGCTCAAGAAGCCCTTTATTCCGAAAAACAGAGTTCTGATTCCCCTCCTGAAGACGAGCTTTGATAGACTGAGAGGTAGAATGTTGGTTGTCGTCATCAGCCATATTATCGAAGTTGCGTCAGCAGTATAAATAAATGTGGATACCATGTTCGTGATTAAATAGGTTAAATTATCCCGATATAAGCCTTCTATCGGGTGGTTATTTATAATGACTGTAACCGTGAGCGAAGTCAAATCGCCGTATTCACCCCCCGTGTGCGATATGAAATTAATGAGATGACTCATATAGTAACTGTCACTGCCAACCAGAGGAGTTCATTAAAATCATCACCCCCCGTGTGCGATATGAAAACCCGATCTTATTATACACTCTCTGTTTGTTGATTATTGCATCATAAACTGGATCACAATCAGTGATATAAGATAGAATCTTTCCGATATGCCTAGATAATTCGAATGGAACACTACATACTCGAGTCAGCTAACTCAGACGCTGAGTTGAACTGATGCTTGGCTTGTGATGTAGACCCAGCGAGAGTAATAAAATGTATTACTCACTAAGAGTTTTCAAAATAAAATTAGAATATCAGGAATTTTTTGATGTGGGTATTAGTAAGAATACTTCTCGGTAATCCTGAATAAAGTTAGAGCTTCACCGCAAGTTACCCCCACCCCCCGTGTGCGATATGAAATAGGAAGAGACAGACAGGGGGTATGCAAGCGAAGCAGTCGTGAAGTAACCAAAGATGGTGTTTCTATAGAGACGAGGCACTAAAACGACATATTGACGACTACAATTAGGAAAGATTTAAATAATAATCTTATGAATAGAATCCGTAGTAGAGTAAGATAGTAAAGACGAGACAAACTTGTGACATAGTGCGCTCAGCGACTTTTCATCTTGCTCCCACGTGAGTTGATTGATTCCACTGATCCAATTGTGATGAGGGCGAGTGCTTCAGGGCTCGTGTACATCGACGGGATATCCTGCGT is a window of Haloquadratum walsbyi C23 DNA encoding:
- a CDS encoding Cdc6/Cdc18 family protein; translation: MADDDNQHSTSQSIKARLQEGNQNSVFRNKGLLELDTVIDEDRIVGRDDQLDNIISYIRPALQGNRPPNMLLYGPSGTGKSLIINAVCEQVLELANSQGDRFGVIKINCQTVSSHDRAIYRLVENAAQKAGVDIGVPESGVSTDQKLNRFYEILSNNLDSIIIILDEIDLLLGRRRNPDDEPAYSKLLYQLSRASHLGRIGGHVSVAAITNDPRFMQNLDGRAESSFNPQDVIFSDYDADQLQAILKRRKDAYQDDVLNGGIIPLSAALAAQDHGDARKAIDLFRKAGEIADRETEDMVHENHVRHAQKEARRDRTLTQMQGLSTQKKLSLYATAVSSVYSQRNLDAIPSTVAYRVYQFLVDILDVEEKSRESYLRYMNEAETYNLVTSQKRGRGFGSGVHKEYTFIDDSEVVVETLETDFRLEDAKHEGDLIKSVVNAQINNFFEGS
- a CDS encoding DUF5789 family protein; translated protein: MADLEEALTELCDCEYPASIDDIANRCENVTIEFQDGSETTLDQMLDLLDDPPDTFESSDDLYHTLMSLAPQGSVGRANYDDRGSTHNAREQQSF